In Diaphorobacter ruginosibacter, the genomic stretch TGAGGATGGCGCCTGCAGGCCGCCGCAAGCCCCCGCCGATGGCGGTCGACGGCTGCGGCACCTGCGGCCCATCGTGTTTTGTTTTGATGTGACGCGCCACCGGCGGGGCCGGCGCGCGGCAACGGCGCAGATATGACGACCTTCGATCCGCAGATGCTCATCTCGGGCCAGTACCACGACATGCTGGTGGCGGGCCTCAAGATGTCGCTGCAGTACCTTTTCTACGGCTTCTGGATAGCGCTGCCCCTCGGTCTGGTGATCGCGCTGTGCAGGCTCTCGCCCTACAAGCCGCTGCGGGCCTTCGGCACCGGCTATGTGGAAGTGGTGCGCAGCATTCCGCTGCTCGCGCAGATGCTGTTCTGGTATTTCGGCGTGCCCGAGATGCTGCCCCAGGGCGTCAAGGAGGCGCTCTACGAGGGCCCGGTCGAGTCGATCTGCGCCGTGGTCGCGCTGGGCGTGTACACGGCGGCCTACATGGCGGAGGACATCCGCAGCGGCATCCGCGCGGTTCCGTCCGTGCAGATGGAGGCGGCGCGCTCGCTCGGGCTCTCGTACATGCGCGCGATGCGCCTTGTGATC encodes the following:
- a CDS encoding amino acid ABC transporter permease, with the protein product MTTFDPQMLISGQYHDMLVAGLKMSLQYLFYGFWIALPLGLVIALCRLSPYKPLRAFGTGYVEVVRSIPLLAQMLFWYFGVPEMLPQGVKEALYEGPVESICAVVALGVYTAAYMAEDIRSGIRAVPSVQMEAARSLGLSYMRAMRLVILPQAFRLTVPPLISQTLNLWKGTSIATVIGAAEMMYQAGQVESQSFRSFEAFAFVSVAYLGVSLIITGIANWFQHRWPVRTM